The Rhopalosiphum maidis isolate BTI-1 chromosome 1, ASM367621v3, whole genome shotgun sequence genome has a segment encoding these proteins:
- the LOC113554598 gene encoding protein piccolo has translation MKGWGLVVLLCTALLSEPVRPEEKWSRPETAAKRVDDWVPITASCPSCQKNLESSDEAGGVDEVGRLLNPPAVPSGRAFNFNSKQNNFNRAPTGEPYEITTPAATSAQFFGQQQAPKIPQPVHFPVPFFGQQNPFSGRFQGLPNFQPQFTFIPQPQIQSAPKENKVTFPESPFIQQQNKGSVQLVYVPIEALQRQKPRLQADRPIPQQSQIDAKTQSPFETGKLKFQRPPQPFEPQFPLPQQFEQEPNRFAPPPPTPPSFEQNTGRFPPPSQLFEQGKPNFSNQLKEQRPEFLPQNEQPVSPQSFQFLEDARNPPSNFFQFHDNRFQKPAFEDKPKETKPQGQQTFTPNLEESRQESAQNFVSNFDGSRPRPGPQPQNFQQNFEETRPRQEPRPQSAQPNFQETRPKQELPPTKFVPKFEEPKLEPEQQFVPNFQETTRPRQESPPPPPPPQFVPKFEEPKLQSQPQFIPNFQETTRPRQEPPPQQFVPNFEEPKLEPQQQFVPNFQENRPRQELPPPPQQFVPNFEEPKLEPQQQFVTNFQEIPQVIAQQTFTPNFESLRPKPEIQPNTVHNFQDTRPKQEPQAPFVPNFEEVKQKSKPKVQLSQSSTLTPQLSFNSQSPTEKAVQTPSTPYPPPHQPPLSVYMEKRLDNKINEVLTILKDAKTIPVLDTIGNRSPKVFVGPSDLDAPRGYVKFALPYLSSLDITKIDSMIDRLPFFVAPLNFKPPPGYAKIPFPPPHIGSVVVSSKSPVVSSSTEFNPFKLTSQLPTEVNSLQPSISSTTQRGTERAQPITDATPSTPKRSRQRKPLHRGSLTSFSTTTPLNDITERQKDQFTTPAELQKLPEISTLESEKPQFLESTPTSIRQKFTRKPVEQQQTVFETTQAPIFDNTQKQQFESTQQQQFDNIQQQQFENTQQQQSDHTQSQQFFADQQVPHNQQNYLDTLSSWPQQEQQQQFFNNQQPSQQPFFENHQQLLDNPSQTSPEQFLNNPQSPTDLNNPEINQQQFISSSTEKQIFKNFQQIQPLSQYQVGNNFLNQQQSSTEQVQSASNPPQTVSEEPLTAATLSPTDTPKLRQRLSYYDKLLLTSTQVPVEIPSTQNIIESSEKPKERTKLRPRQRLTTTKRPTTESSSISEEVSEQITETSTQRYNPLKRRRPVTTTTTETTETTRNPLRSRTTQASRSEFVRSRSSRRPTTTTTTTTTSTTEAAPVQQQFQDEAQPTSQQDEQKKIEEAASFWNEPVTVQQSHGYELDTRYTQAPSGPDSKFSSGEPPADEDLSKEKHYHGSGNDKKAHDPNVEKKTPGRRGHWVRVRVKKPQDNLDTAESQNSLGPLSANAIHELVTKPTTEFEVSSSSAPEELSTTTTTTTIAPTTITASATTDSNQKQLLVTTISDNAEVAVTTTEEERPAETTQTPEVSPPVAKYPDDEQDEAFQRNLADMLAKFISGGDEPRAETATVSAEESTVDLVAETESTDPTIVTAAAVTELPLAPVTSTTTKVSMETEICYKGRCVKSKKNKQITDLVSEP, from the coding sequence ATGAAAGGGTGGGGATTGGTCGTGCTTCTCTGCACGGCCTTGCTGAGTGAACCAGTACGACCAGAAGAAAAATGGAGTCGACCCGAAACTGCCGCAAAACGTGTTGATGATTGGGTACCTATAACCGCATCATGTCCATCGTGTCAAAAGAATCTGGAATCCAGTGATGAAGCAGGTGGTGTTGATGAAGTCGGACGTCTATTAAATCCACCGGCCGTTCCATCCGGGcgtgcatttaattttaattccaaacaaaacaattttaaccgGGCACCGACTGGCGAACCGTACGAAATCACTACACCAGCGGCAACGTCAGCTCAGTTCTTTGGTCAACAACAAGCACCAAAAATACCACAACCCGTACACTTCCCGGTACCATTTTTTGGCCAACAGAACCCATTCTCAGGTAGATTTCAAGGACTACCCAATTTCCAGCCACAGTTCACGTTCATACCCCAACCGCAAATTCAGTCTGCACCAAAGGAAAACAAAGTGACGTTCCCCGAGTCACCGTTCATCCAACAACAAAACAAAGGGTCAGTGCAACTTGTATACGTTCCCATCGAAGCACTGCAGAGGCAAAAACCAAGGTTGCAAGCTGATAGGCCAATACCGCAACAGTCACAGATTGACGCGAAGACGCAATCGCCGTTCGAGACTGGTAAACTGAAATTCCAAAGACCACCGCAACCGTTTGAACCACAGTTCCCACTTCCTCAACAATTTGAACAAGAACCCAATCGTTTTGCACCTCCACCACCAACACCACCGTCATTTGAACAGAACACTGGCCGTTTCCCACCACCATCGCAGTTGTTTGAACAAGGTAAACCAAATTTCTCAAATCAACTGAAGGAACAACGTCCAGAGTTTTTGCCTCAAAATGAACAGCCAGTCAGTCCACAATCATTTCAGTTTCTTGAAGACGCAAGAAACCCGCCTTCcaacttttttcaatttcacgATAATAGATTCCAAAAACCAGCCTTTGAAGATAAACCAAAAGAAACGAAACCACAAGGACAACAAACCTTTACACCCAATCTAGAGGAATCTAGACAAGAGTCTGCTCAGAATTTCGTTTCAAACTTTGATGGAAGTCGTCCAAGACCGGGACCACAACCTCAAAATTTCCAACAGAATTTCGAAGAAACGAGACCAAGACAAGAACCACGACCTCAAAGTGCCCAACCTAATTTCCAAGAAACAAGACCAAAACAAGAACTGCCACCGACAAAGTTTGTCCCCAAATTTGAAGAACCAAAATTAGAACCTGAACAACAGTTTGTTCCCAATTTTCAAGAAACAACAAGACCGAGACAAGaatcaccaccaccaccaccaccaccacagTTCGTTCCCAAGTTTGAAGAACCAAAGTTACAATCTCAACCACAATTTATTCCCAATTTCCAAGAAACAACTAGACCACGACAAGAACCACCACCGCAACAGTTTGTTCCCAACTTTGAAGAACCAAAATTAGAACCTCAACAACAGTTTGTTCCAAATTTCCAGGAAAATAGGCCAAGGCAAGAATTACCACCACCACCGCAACAGTTCGTTCCCAACTTTGAAGAGCCAAAATTAGAACCTCAACAACAATTCGTTACAAATTTCCAAGAAATTCCACAAGTAATAGCACAACAAACATTCACTCCTAATTTCGAGTCATTGAGGCCAAAACCAGAAATTCAACCAAACACTGTCCATAATTTCCAGGACACGAGACCTAAACAAGAACCACAAGCACCATTTGTACCAAATTTTGAagaagtaaaacaaaaatcaaaaccaaAAGTTCAATTGTCGCAATCTTCAACATTAACACCCCAGCTGTCATTTAATTCACAAAGTCCAACAGAAAAAGCAGTACAAACACCATCAACACCATATCCACCTCCTCATCAACCACCACTTTCTGTTTATATGGAAAAACGGCTGGATAACAAGATAAACGAAGTACTAACCATACTAAAGGATGCAAAAACGATACCAGTATTAGATACAATCGGTAATCGTTCACCCAAAGTGTTTGTTGGACCATCCGATCTCGATGCACCCAGgggttatgttaaatttgcaTTGCCTTATTTGTCGTCACTTGACATTACTAAAATCGATTCAATGATCGATCGTTTACCATTTTTCGTCGCTCCACTTAATTTCAAACCTCCACCAGGTTACGCGAAAATTCCATTCCCACCACCACATATAGGTTCTGTTGTTGTTTCTTCCAAATCACCAGTTGTTTCCTCCTCTACTGAATTCAATCCATTTAAACTCACGTCTCAATTGCCGACTGAAGTGAACTCTTTACAACCATCTATATCGAGTACCACGCAACGAGGAACCGAAAGAGCTCAACCAATTACAGATGCCACACCCTCTACACCGAAACGTAGCCGACAAAGAAAACCATTGCATAGGGGTTCATTAACTAGTTTCAGCACGACTACTCCCTTGAATGATATCACAGAACGACAAAAAGATCAATTTACGACACCTGCAGAATTACAAAAGTTGCCAGAAATTTCAACTTTAGAGAGCGAAAAACCACAGTTTTTGGAAAGTACACCGACGTCTATTCGTCAGAAATTTACACGAAAACCAGTAGAACAACAACAGACTGTTTTTGAAACCACGCAAGCACCCATATTTGATAACACACAGAAACAACAGTTTGAAAGTACACAGCAACAGCAGTTTGATAACATTCAGCAACAGCAGTTTGAAAATACACAGCAACAACAGTCTGATCACACACAATCACAACAGTTTTTCGCAGATCAACAAGTTCCACATAATCAACAAAACTATTTGGATACTCTTAGCTCTTGGCCTCAGCaagaacaacaacaacagttTTTCAATAACCAACAACCAAGCCAACAGCCGTTCTTTGAAAATCATCAACAACTTTTAGACAATCCTTCTCAGACCAGTCCAGagcaatttttaaacaatcctCAATCGCCAACCGATCTAAACAATCCGGAAATAAACcaacaacaatttatttctaGCTCAACTGAAaaacagatatttaaaaactttcaaCAAATACAACCACTTTCTCAGTATcaagtaggtaataatttcTTGAATCAACAACAGTCGTCCACGGAACAAGTTCAGTCGGCATCCAATCCTCCACAAACCGTATCTGAAGAACCTCTGACGGCAGCGACATTATCCCCCACAGACACGCCAAAACTTAGACAACGCCTGTCGtactatgataaattattgttgacaTCAACTCAAGTTCCAGTAGAAATACCAAGTACTCAAAATATCATAGAATCCAGTGAAAAACCCAAAGAACGAACGAAGTTGAGGCCAAGGCAAAGACTAACTACGACCAAAAGGCCTACGACGGAGTCTTCGAGCATTTCGGAAGAAGTTTCTGAACAGATAACAGAAACTTCGACCCAAAGGTATAATCCTCTGAAGAGACGTCGCCCGGTAACGACTACAACTACTGAAACTACCGAAACTACGAGAAATCCTCTGAGGTCTAGAACGACACAAGCTAGTAGATCAGAGTTCGTGCGATCAAGATCTAGCAGGAGACCAACCACAACAACGACTACAACAACTACGTCGACCACAGAAGCTGCGCCAGTTCAACAACAGTTCCAAGATGAAGCACAGCCGACCAGTCAACAAGATGAACAGAAAAAAATCGAAGAAGCTGCGTCATTCTGGAATGAACCAGTAACTGTACAGCAGAGTCATGGTTATGAGTTAGATACAAGGTACACGCAAGCGCCTTCTGGTCCAGACAGTAAGTTTAGCAGTGGGGAACCACCAGCGGACGAGGATTTGTCGAAGGAAAAACACTACCACGGAAGTGGTAACGACAAGAAAGCACACGACCCGAACGTTGAGAAGAAAACACCAGGTCGCCGAGGTCATTGGGTCAGGGTACGAGTGAAGAAACCGCAAGACAACCTGGATACAGCTGAATCGCAAAACTCTTTAGGTCCCCTTTCAGCAAATGCCATTCATGAATTAGTAACAAAACCGACCACCGAATTCGAAGTATCATCGTCTTCTGCTCCGGAAGAATTATCCACAACCACAACTACCACTACGATCGCACCGACAACCATAACGGCGTCCGCGACAACTGACAGCAACCAAAAGCAATTGTTAGTTACTACCATTTCTGACAACGCAGAAGTGGCAGTGACGACAACGGAAGAAGAACGTCCGGCCGAAACCACCCAAACTCCAGAAGTGTCTCCACCCGTGGCCAAATATCCGGATGACGAACAAGACGAGGCGTTCCAGCGGAACTTGGCCGATATGCTAGCAAAATTCATCAGTGGTGGTGACGAACCTCGGGCTGAGACCGCAACGGTATCTGCTGAAGAGTCAACAGTTGACTTAGTTGCGGAGACAGAGTCAACCGACCCAACAATCGTAACTGCAGCCGCGGTCACGGAACTGCCTCTCGCGCCGGTAACATCCACTACGACCAAGGTATCTATGGAGACTGAAATATGCTATAAGGGTAGGTGCGTGAAGAGCAAAAAGAACAAACAAATCACTGACCTGGTGTCCGAgccatga